One Flammeovirga agarivorans DNA window includes the following coding sequences:
- the rfbB gene encoding dTDP-glucose 4,6-dehydratase: MTSILITGGAGFIGANFVPFFLKKYQDYNIVNLDKLTYAGDLSNLSEIEANHSRYTFIQGDICDRQLIEELFEQYDIRGVIHFAAESHVDNSISGPEAFINTNVNGTFTLIDVARKYWMNAPFEYKKEYKNCRFHHISTDEVYGTLGETGLFTEDTPYAPNSPYSASKASSDLIVRSYFHTYGMQVVTTNCSNNYGPKQHKEKLIPTIIRKALAEESIPIYGDGKNVRDWLYVLDHCKGIDLVYHKGKVGETYNIGGRNERNNLYIVDKICSILDSKQPLSNGKSYKELITFVKDRPGHDKRYAIDATKIENQLNWKADEDFESGIVKTVDWYLRR, encoded by the coding sequence ATGACATCAATATTGATTACAGGCGGAGCAGGCTTTATAGGAGCTAATTTCGTCCCCTTTTTTTTAAAGAAATATCAAGACTATAACATTGTTAATTTAGATAAATTGACCTACGCAGGAGATTTATCAAATCTTTCTGAGATTGAAGCAAACCATTCTAGGTATACTTTTATTCAAGGCGATATTTGTGATAGACAACTTATTGAAGAGTTATTTGAACAATATGATATTAGAGGTGTAATCCATTTTGCAGCAGAATCTCATGTAGATAATTCAATTTCGGGACCTGAAGCATTTATAAATACGAATGTTAATGGAACTTTTACTCTTATTGATGTTGCTAGAAAATATTGGATGAATGCACCTTTTGAATATAAAAAGGAATATAAGAATTGTAGATTTCACCATATTTCAACAGATGAGGTTTATGGTACTTTAGGTGAAACAGGTTTATTTACTGAAGATACTCCATATGCACCTAATTCCCCATATAGTGCTTCTAAAGCCTCATCAGACCTAATCGTAAGATCATACTTCCATACATATGGAATGCAGGTGGTCACTACAAACTGCTCTAATAATTATGGTCCAAAACAGCATAAAGAAAAACTAATCCCTACAATTATTCGAAAAGCATTGGCTGAAGAGTCAATTCCAATTTATGGAGATGGTAAAAATGTTAGAGATTGGTTATATGTATTGGATCATTGTAAAGGAATAGATCTAGTGTATCATAAAGGTAAAGTAGGTGAAACCTATAACATCGGAGGAAGAAACGAACGTAATAACCTTTATATTGTAGATAAGATATGTTCGATTTTAGATAGTAAACAACCTTTAAGTAATGGTAAATCCTATAAAGAGTTGATTACCTTTGTAAAAGATCGGCCGGGTCATGATAAAAGGTATGCGATTGATGCCACTAAAATTGAAAACCAACTAAACTGGAAAGCAGACGAAGATTTTGAAAGTGG
- the rfbD gene encoding dTDP-4-dehydrorhamnose reductase has protein sequence MDKKRILVTGSKGQLGSELRVLSEGANWNFFFVDIDTLDITDENAVETFFIDKKINYCINCAAYTAVDQAENNQEAAYKVNVIGAEVLAKVTEKTNSVLFHISTDFVFGGEKLIPYNETDQTSPLSVYGKTKLEGEKAIEQNTKRYYIIRTAWLYSSFGNNFVKTMLNLAKTRDSLGIVVDQVGTPTYAKDLAQVILTIIEHDKEEYGVLHFSNEGVASWYDFAKTIFNIKDVKIEVKPISTFEYPTPAKRPQYSVMDKSKIKNTFNISIPYWQDSLINCLSLIES, from the coding sequence ATGGATAAGAAAAGAATTCTTGTGACGGGTTCTAAAGGTCAATTAGGTAGTGAATTGAGAGTGCTATCTGAAGGGGCAAATTGGAACTTTTTTTTTGTTGATATTGACACTTTAGATATCACTGATGAAAATGCGGTAGAAACTTTCTTTATTGATAAGAAAATAAATTATTGTATTAATTGTGCAGCATATACTGCTGTAGATCAAGCAGAAAACAACCAAGAAGCAGCATATAAAGTAAATGTTATAGGAGCCGAAGTTTTAGCGAAGGTAACTGAAAAGACTAATTCTGTCTTATTTCATATTTCTACAGATTTTGTTTTTGGAGGGGAAAAACTAATACCCTATAATGAAACAGATCAAACTTCACCTTTAAGTGTTTATGGGAAAACTAAATTGGAAGGGGAAAAAGCAATTGAGCAAAATACTAAAAGGTATTACATAATACGAACAGCTTGGTTATATAGTTCTTTTGGTAATAATTTCGTTAAGACTATGTTGAATCTAGCAAAAACTAGAGATAGTCTTGGTATAGTAGTAGATCAAGTTGGAACACCTACATATGCCAAAGATTTAGCTCAGGTAATTTTAACTATAATTGAACATGATAAAGAAGAATACGGAGTTCTCCACTTTAGTAATGAGGGAGTAGCTAGCTGGTATGATTTTGCTAAAACAATATTTAATATAAAAGACGTCAAAATAGAAGTAAAACCAATATCTACTTTTGAATATCCAACACCAGCAAAAAGACCTCAATATAGTGTGATGGATAAGTCAAAAATTAAAAATACATTCAATATTTCTATCCCATATTGGCAAGATAGCTTAATTAATTGTCTGAGTTTGATAGAGAGTTAG
- a CDS encoding mannose-1-phosphate guanylyltransferase translates to MSENKNNYVVIMAGGVGSRFWPYSRESRPKQFQDILGTGKTMIQMTADRFEGVCPNENIFVVTSRDYKEITLEQLPFLSEDQVLCEPMRRNTAPCIAYACYKIGLKNPEANIVVAPADHVILDVPEFQLRVEKALHYVASHDVLVTLGIRPNRPDTGYGYIQALNDERLEVLYKVKTFTEKPNEELARAFVLSGDFVWNAGIFVWNAQTIKKSFKENLQDVDQLFSSIEDKFYTDQETEAIDTIYPKCRDISIDYGIMEHADNVYVMRTDFGWSDLGTWKSLYEQADKNEEENVLQGNVMAYETFKTIVKTPKDRLVVVQGLENYIVAEYDNVLMICNKDHEQRVKQFLKAAKEQRGPEFI, encoded by the coding sequence ATGTCTGAAAATAAAAATAATTACGTAGTTATTATGGCTGGTGGTGTAGGAAGTAGATTCTGGCCATACAGTAGAGAAAGTAGACCTAAACAGTTCCAAGATATTTTAGGGACAGGAAAGACAATGATTCAAATGACCGCTGATCGTTTTGAAGGTGTTTGTCCTAATGAAAATATTTTTGTGGTAACTAGTCGCGATTATAAAGAAATCACTTTAGAGCAATTACCATTTCTTTCAGAAGATCAGGTGTTATGCGAGCCTATGCGTAGAAATACAGCACCTTGTATTGCTTATGCGTGTTATAAAATAGGATTGAAGAACCCTGAGGCAAATATCGTTGTAGCACCAGCTGACCATGTTATTCTGGATGTTCCAGAGTTTCAACTAAGGGTAGAAAAAGCATTACATTATGTGGCTTCTCATGATGTGTTAGTTACTTTAGGTATTCGCCCAAATAGACCAGATACTGGGTATGGTTATATTCAAGCTTTGAATGATGAACGACTTGAAGTACTTTACAAAGTAAAAACATTTACCGAAAAGCCTAATGAAGAGTTGGCAAGGGCATTTGTTTTAAGTGGTGACTTTGTTTGGAATGCAGGTATTTTCGTATGGAATGCTCAAACAATTAAGAAGTCATTTAAAGAAAATCTTCAAGACGTAGATCAATTATTTTCTTCTATTGAAGATAAATTTTATACAGATCAAGAAACGGAAGCAATTGATACAATCTATCCAAAATGTAGAGATATTTCTATCGATTATGGTATCATGGAGCATGCTGACAATGTCTATGTCATGAGAACTGATTTTGGATGGTCAGATCTTGGTACATGGAAATCCCTGTATGAACAAGCGGATAAAAATGAAGAAGAAAATGTTCTTCAGGGTAATGTAATGGCTTATGAGACATTTAAAACTATTGTTAAAACGCCAAAAGACCGTTTAGTAGTAGTGCAAGGGTTGGAAAATTATATTGTAGCCGAATATGATAATGTATTGATGATCTGTAATAAAGATCATGAACAAAGAGTAAAACAATTCCTAAAAGCAGCAAAAGAACAAAGAGGTCCAGAATTTATATAA
- a CDS encoding DUF721 domain-containing protein — protein MSENKKSVYRFRKKTPIPKKHETLGIGDAMQQFVKSLKKSHSYNEAIISKVWGEVMGHTIASRTLSIKLRGKVLYVKLNAPSLKNELNMAREHVVNRINQRLRTEVLTEVKFT, from the coding sequence TTGTCGGAAAATAAGAAATCTGTATATCGATTTAGAAAGAAGACACCGATACCTAAAAAACATGAAACTTTAGGTATTGGCGATGCTATGCAACAATTTGTAAAGTCTCTGAAAAAATCACACAGCTATAATGAAGCTATTATTAGTAAAGTTTGGGGTGAAGTAATGGGACATACTATTGCCTCAAGAACTTTAAGTATTAAACTAAGAGGTAAAGTCTTATATGTTAAATTAAATGCTCCTTCATTAAAAAATGAATTAAATATGGCAAGAGAGCATGTTGTCAATAGAATTAACCAAAGACTAAGAACTGAAGTATTAACAGAAGTAAAATTCACATAA
- the rfbA gene encoding glucose-1-phosphate thymidylyltransferase RfbA produces MKGIILAGGSGTRLHPLTLAVSKQLMPVYNKPMIYYPLSTLMLAGIRDILIISTPEHLPLFKKLLGDGTKVGCTFSYTVQEKPEGLAQAFILGEDFIGNDKVSLILGDNIFYGSGLSKLLQSNNNIDGGCVYAYHVTDPERYGVVEFDKNKKAISIEEKPIKPKSNYAVPGLYFYDNDVVEIAKNVRPSARGELEITSINEEYLRRDKLQVSIMNRGTAWLDTGTFASLMQAGEYVRVIEERQGLSVGCIEEVAFRMGYINATELEEIAKPLIKSGYGQYIMNILKSENH; encoded by the coding sequence ATGAAAGGAATCATTTTAGCTGGAGGTTCAGGAACAAGGTTACATCCTTTAACATTAGCTGTCAGTAAGCAACTAATGCCTGTTTATAATAAACCAATGATTTATTATCCACTATCAACATTAATGTTAGCAGGGATAAGAGATATATTAATAATATCTACGCCTGAACATCTACCGTTATTTAAAAAACTATTAGGAGATGGGACTAAGGTAGGCTGTACATTTTCTTATACAGTTCAAGAGAAACCGGAAGGTTTAGCTCAAGCTTTTATATTGGGTGAAGATTTTATTGGTAATGATAAAGTCTCATTGATTTTAGGAGATAATATTTTCTATGGTTCAGGTTTATCAAAACTATTACAATCCAATAATAATATTGATGGAGGCTGTGTGTATGCATATCATGTAACTGATCCTGAAAGGTATGGAGTAGTAGAGTTTGATAAAAATAAAAAAGCAATTTCAATAGAAGAAAAGCCAATAAAACCAAAATCGAATTATGCAGTGCCTGGATTATATTTCTATGATAATGACGTTGTAGAAATAGCTAAAAATGTAAGGCCTAGTGCTAGAGGAGAACTAGAAATCACTTCTATTAATGAAGAGTATTTAAGAAGAGACAAGCTACAAGTGAGTATTATGAATAGAGGAACTGCTTGGTTAGATACTGGAACTTTTGCCTCATTAATGCAAGCTGGAGAGTATGTTAGAGTTATAGAAGAGCGACAGGGATTAAGTGTTGGGTGTATTGAAGAGGTAGCATTCCGAATGGGATATATAAATGCAACGGAATTAGAAGAGATTGCAAAGCCTCTAATTAAAAGTGGATATGGACAATATATCATGAATATTCTAAAATCAGAAAATCATTAA
- a CDS encoding ATP-grasp domain-containing protein: MTLANPGMRYGGFFSYSKYDVLKQLPEKYVPKSAFFTVAPTSKEVKKEMNRLGLEYPVILKPDEGERGSGVEKIKNDQELDEYLLANSPNIILQEFIDAPNEFGVMYVKYPSQEKGKITSIVFKGELYVIGDGVSDLITLFKTHPRAQLYIDFLKEFYKDQLNMVIKKDEIFMLSKMGNHCRGAIFNDANYLIDKLDVSLFDSISESIEGFYFGRYDLKAKDENALINGDFKVMELNGVNSEPAHIYDPDNSLMRAYKDLFRHWWRIYKISKENKEQGYTETPFPTLVQSLMNK; the protein is encoded by the coding sequence ATGACTTTGGCTAACCCCGGGATGAGATATGGTGGCTTTTTCAGCTATTCTAAATATGATGTACTTAAACAACTTCCTGAAAAATATGTACCTAAGTCAGCTTTCTTTACAGTAGCTCCTACGAGTAAAGAAGTAAAGAAAGAAATGAACAGATTAGGACTAGAATACCCTGTGATTTTAAAACCTGATGAAGGAGAAAGAGGAAGTGGTGTAGAGAAGATAAAGAATGACCAAGAGTTAGATGAATATCTATTAGCAAATTCCCCTAATATCATTTTGCAAGAATTTATTGATGCTCCAAATGAGTTTGGAGTGATGTATGTAAAATATCCATCACAAGAGAAAGGAAAAATAACATCAATAGTATTCAAAGGTGAATTGTATGTAATCGGCGATGGTGTTAGTGATCTAATTACATTGTTCAAAACTCACCCAAGGGCTCAACTATATATCGATTTCCTTAAAGAATTTTACAAGGATCAGCTGAATATGGTCATTAAGAAGGATGAAATATTTATGTTGTCAAAGATGGGAAATCATTGCCGAGGAGCGATCTTTAATGATGCAAATTACCTTATCGATAAATTGGATGTATCACTTTTCGACTCAATATCAGAATCTATAGAAGGTTTTTATTTCGGTAGATATGATTTAAAAGCTAAAGATGAAAATGCTTTAATAAACGGAGATTTTAAAGTAATGGAATTGAATGGTGTAAATTCTGAACCAGCACATATTTATGACCCAGATAACTCATTGATGAGAGCATATAAAGATCTATTTCGTCATTGGTGGAGGATCTATAAAATAAGCAAAGAAAATAAAGAACAAGGATATACAGAAACTCCATTCCCAACATTAGTACAATCTCTTATGAATAAATAA
- the rfbC gene encoding dTDP-4-dehydrorhamnose 3,5-epimerase, which produces MNIVETKLKDCYIIEPKVFGDSRGYFFESFHLKKFTEVTGLAINFVQDNQSSSSYGVIRGLHFQKGVHAQAKLVRVLSGRVIDVAVDLRPDSDTFGQYEAVELSAENKKQLFVPRGFAHGFSVLSETAEFSYKCDNYYNKESESGIRYNDPGLAIDWGINNGDEIISEKDQDLPFLKEFNKSIYG; this is translated from the coding sequence ATGAATATTGTAGAAACGAAATTAAAGGATTGTTATATCATTGAGCCAAAGGTGTTTGGTGATAGTAGAGGATATTTTTTTGAGAGTTTTCATTTGAAAAAATTTACTGAAGTAACAGGGTTAGCAATCAATTTTGTACAAGATAATCAATCATCATCTTCATATGGGGTAATAAGAGGTTTACACTTTCAAAAAGGGGTACATGCTCAAGCAAAATTAGTTAGAGTTTTATCGGGAAGAGTGATTGATGTTGCGGTAGATCTTAGACCTGATAGTGATACATTTGGGCAATATGAAGCAGTAGAGTTAAGTGCAGAAAATAAGAAGCAATTATTTGTGCCTAGAGGATTTGCTCATGGTTTTTCAGTATTATCTGAAACAGCAGAATTTTCTTATAAATGTGATAATTATTACAATAAGGAGTCTGAAAGTGGAATTCGTTATAATGATCCAGGTTTAGCAATCGATTGGGGTATTAATAATGGTGATGAAATCATATCAGAAAAAGATCAAGACCTTCCATTTTTAAAAGAGTTTAATAAATCAATCTATGGATAA
- the recF gene encoding DNA replication/repair protein RecF (All proteins in this family for which functions are known are DNA-binding proteins that assist the filamentation of RecA onto DNA for the initiation of recombination or recombinational repair.): MYLERLYLRDFKNYKELSVDFTEGVNCIVGPNGVGKTNLLDAVYFLSMTRSAFSFTEQQNARHGEKIFALSGKFYKKDDPDMVVCQYQKPKKKFSLNGKEYQKFSEHFGKYPCVLIAPNDTDLLREGSEVRRKHFDSVISQFDKEYLKALIDYQRAVLQRNELLKMFAEKRQIPNKDWVAPYDHIILQNAKIIHHKRKKFVEKFHGFFQESYSFLSEEREEASIIYKSDLSKENFGQIYAEAWEKDVHLQRTTKGIHKDDFDFQLAGYPLKKYGSQGQQKSFIIAMKLAQHYLLKEALEVVPILLLDDIFDKLDDNRIKKLLELIKEKKFGQIILTDARPERSKSLMEEINTESHFIEIDHFVGK; this comes from the coding sequence ATGTATTTAGAGCGGTTGTATCTAAGAGATTTTAAAAATTACAAGGAACTTTCTGTTGATTTTACGGAAGGGGTAAACTGTATTGTCGGTCCTAATGGGGTAGGCAAGACAAATCTTTTGGATGCCGTTTATTTCTTATCCATGACTCGTAGTGCGTTTAGTTTTACAGAACAGCAGAATGCAAGACATGGTGAGAAAATATTCGCTTTGTCTGGGAAATTTTATAAAAAAGATGATCCTGATATGGTAGTATGTCAGTATCAGAAGCCCAAAAAGAAATTTAGCTTAAATGGTAAGGAGTATCAAAAGTTTAGTGAACATTTTGGTAAATACCCTTGTGTATTAATAGCCCCCAATGATACTGATTTACTAAGGGAAGGTAGTGAAGTCAGAAGAAAACACTTTGATAGTGTCATTTCTCAATTTGATAAAGAATACCTAAAAGCATTGATAGATTATCAGAGAGCAGTTTTACAGAGAAATGAACTGTTGAAAATGTTTGCTGAGAAACGTCAAATACCAAATAAAGATTGGGTTGCTCCTTACGATCATATCATCTTACAAAATGCAAAGATAATTCATCACAAGAGAAAGAAGTTTGTTGAGAAGTTTCATGGTTTCTTTCAGGAGTCTTATTCTTTTTTATCAGAAGAAAGAGAAGAAGCTTCTATCATTTATAAATCTGACCTTTCTAAAGAAAATTTCGGACAAATTTACGCTGAAGCTTGGGAGAAGGATGTACATTTACAGAGGACAACAAAAGGAATTCATAAAGACGATTTTGATTTTCAATTGGCAGGTTATCCTTTAAAGAAATATGGATCTCAAGGACAACAGAAATCATTTATCATCGCTATGAAATTAGCTCAACATTATTTGTTAAAAGAAGCATTAGAAGTAGTTCCAATTCTATTATTAGATGATATTTTTGATAAACTGGATGATAATAGAATAAAAAAACTCCTAGAATTGATAAAAGAGAAGAAATTTGGTCAAATTATTTTGACCGATGCTCGACCTGAACGGTCTAAGAGTTTAATGGAAGAAATAAATACGGAATCTCACTTTATAGAAATAGATCATTTTGTCGGAAAATAA